The Pseudomonas eucalypticola genome has a window encoding:
- the gap gene encoding type I glyceraldehyde-3-phosphate dehydrogenase, whose protein sequence is MTLRIAINGFGRIGRNVLRALYTQGYRQDLQVVAINDLGDSAMNAHLLKFDSVHGAFDATVESDQESITVNGDRIAVSAIRNPADLPWKAERIDVVFECTGLFTDRAKAAAHIEAGARKVIISAPAKGVDATVVYGVNHDILRASHQIISNASCTTNCLAPVAQVLHRELGIEQGLMTTIHAYTNDQVLTDMYHSDPFRARSATQSMIPSKTGAAEAVGLVLPELAGKLTGMAVRVPVINVSLVDLTVNLSRETSADEVNALMKEASQHSKILGYNTLPLVSCDFNHNPLSSIFDANHTKVSGKMLKVMAWYDNEWGFSNRMLDNCLALFNAQ, encoded by the coding sequence ATGACGCTTCGAATTGCCATCAACGGTTTTGGCCGCATCGGCCGCAACGTGCTCCGTGCACTGTATACCCAAGGCTACCGCCAAGACCTGCAGGTCGTCGCGATCAATGACCTGGGTGACAGCGCGATGAACGCCCACCTGCTCAAGTTCGACAGCGTGCATGGCGCCTTCGACGCTACGGTCGAGTCCGACCAGGAAAGCATCACGGTCAATGGCGACCGCATCGCGGTCAGCGCCATTCGCAACCCAGCCGACCTGCCGTGGAAAGCCGAACGCATTGACGTGGTGTTCGAATGCACCGGCCTGTTCACCGACCGCGCCAAGGCTGCCGCCCACATCGAGGCCGGCGCCCGCAAGGTGATCATCTCGGCCCCGGCCAAGGGCGTGGACGCCACCGTTGTATACGGGGTCAACCACGACATCCTGCGCGCCTCGCACCAGATCATCTCCAACGCATCGTGCACCACCAATTGCCTGGCCCCGGTGGCGCAGGTACTGCACCGCGAGCTGGGCATCGAACAGGGCCTGATGACCACCATACACGCCTATACCAACGACCAGGTGCTGACCGACATGTACCACAGCGACCCGTTCCGGGCGCGCTCGGCCACCCAGTCGATGATCCCCAGCAAGACCGGCGCTGCCGAGGCGGTCGGCCTGGTACTGCCGGAACTGGCCGGCAAGCTGACCGGCATGGCCGTACGGGTGCCGGTGATCAACGTATCGCTGGTTGACCTGACCGTGAACCTGTCGCGCGAGACCTCTGCCGACGAGGTCAATGCGCTGATGAAGGAAGCCAGCCAGCACTCCAAGATCCTGGGCTACAACACCCTGCCGCTGGTGTCGTGCGACTTCAACCACAACCCGCTCTCTTCGATTTTCGACGCCAATCACACCAAGGTCTCTGGGAAGATGCTGAAGGTCATGGCCTGGTACGACAACGAATGGGGCTTCTCGAACCGCATGCTGGATAATTGCCTGGCGCTGTTCAACGCGCAGTGA